TCACAAACCCCGACCAAGCCAGCTCCGACATGCTCCAAAAACTCGTCGAAAAAGCGCGCCAATTCAACATCACCATCTCAGACCAGCGCATCCTCCCTCCCTCATCCACACCCGATTACCAACAAATTGCAATCGAACTCAAAATCTCCGGCACCCTCGAGCAAATCACCCAATGGATTGCCGACTTCCAACAACCCGAAAACTTCTACGCCATACCCTCCTGCAACATCAAAAGCGACACCGACCCCCCCAAAGTCATCGTCACCCTACAAATCGCACGCTGGTATGCTCCAGCTCAAAAGTAAATTCACATTATCTATATTTTTTACTTTAAAAAGTAAAAGCTTGATTTTTTTTCAATACCGCGCTTAAATACCCCACCATGGAGCATTATCGGCTCAACCCATCCGCCAAGCGAAATTCCCTACCCACCAAAAACCTACATCATTACCTGACTAACTTAAATCACCCTCAGCCCCTACTAGGAAAGAGTTGCCAGCAAATTATTACCCCATTCCTCAATCCATTATTTCTC
This genomic stretch from Candidatus Methylacidiphilales bacterium harbors:
- a CDS encoding type II secretion system protein M; its protein translation is MRLLNRPLTPSEKRLTIILAIVLLFIGNYYLIAYLFTQIKKQHRIIADIKSQEQLTALWLEEKDLWQQRQQWLDKHQPTLTNPDQASSDMLQKLVEKARQFNITISDQRILPPSSTPDYQQIAIELKISGTLEQITQWIADFQQPENFYAIPSCNIKSDTDPPKVIVTLQIARWYAPAQK